ccatttatacctccattatttactttttaaattatatctcaattctgtacactgctgctggaattttaattttcctcagggaattctcctgaaggaatcaataactttctatctatctatctatctatctatctatctatctatctatctatctatctatctatctatctatctatctatctatctatctatctatctatctatccatctatctatctatctatctatctatctatctatctatctatctatctatctatctatctatctatctatctatctatctatctatctatctatctatctatctatctatctatctatctatctatctatctatctatctatctatctatctatctatctatctatctatctatctatctatctatctatctatctatctatctatctatctatctatctacacaaTCTTGGTTGAGCAGAAAACTCCACAAAAAGACACCCAAAAAAATCTGTTTCACAGTGGGTTGACTGAGGGACGGCTCTTTGAAAACCACTACATTTAGGCCCTCCAACGGACACAGTTTTCATTGGCTGAGATTCGGAGCCTCAAACTTGCGCGATGACGTCAGACGCGAGTCTCGTGACAGATGTCTGTTTACTTTCAGGACAACCCGCGATGCcggcatgatatatatatattcgtgaATTCGTTTGAGCAACTTTCACCtgacatattattttattttttttcttaaatatttatgtttttcaaAAGTGAAAACAAAACATTCTGAGTGCAGCACGCGTTAGAAAGCAGAAAATGGATAGAGCAAAACAggcaaaaaaaatgataaaaggtTAGTGTATTAATAAGCATTCAGTGGGTTTAGTTATTAACTCTTAAAATAATAGAGAATAATCTTAAAATCAAGAGTCGTTTAATTATTTGTCTATCATATTTACGATTTGCGGAGGAGTCCCTGAAGCCATCACCCCCCGTGACGCCTGCTGAAGCGCATGCGCCGTATTGAGCTTCCGTCCTCTCAGTGCCAGTGGGAGGTGAGAGCACGCCGCGGTCTTCCATGAAGGGCGGCCCTGTCAACTAGAAGCGGCTCCGTCGTCCCGAGCGCCGGTATCTCGCCATGGACTTCCTGTTAAGCGGCGTGGCGGCGTGCGGAGCGTGTCTGGTGACCAACCCGCTGGAGGTGGTCAAGACCCGCATGCAGCTTCAGGGTGAGCTGAAGAGTCGGGGGACCTACCAGGTTTACTACCGTAATGTCTTCCACGCTTTCTACACCATCGGTAAAGTGGACGGCCTGGCCGGGTTACAGAAAGGCTTGGTGCCTGGATTGATGTACCAGTTTTTTATGAACGGAGTCCGCCTCGGCTCGTACGCCATCATCGAGTCTTCTGGTTACATCCACACGGATGGAAGGGTCAGTGGGGTGAAGACCGTCTTTGCTGGCGCGGCGTCAGGAGTGATGGGAGCTGTAATTGGCAGCCCTCTTTATCTGGTAAGCAGTGTTTAGTCTCCGGACTTGATTATACTTCATCTTTAATTGACACAAATTGTTCTCAATGACAGATAAAAACTCATCTGCAGAGCCAGTCCACCTCCTCCATTGCTGTAGGACATCAGTATAAACACCAGGTAGAAAACATGGAATTAAACCCCCTAGGAATCAAACTATCAGGACTTTTCCTAACGTGTTTCTCCGAAGGGGATGATCCATGCCATGGTGGCCATCTACAAGGAGTACGGCCTTATGGGACTGTGGAGGGGCTCCAGTGCCGCCGTACCAAGGGTCTGCGTGGGCTCAGGTGCTCAGCTATCAACTTTCTCCTCTGCCAAAGAGCTGGTGGTTGATCTTCAGGTTGGAATATTGACTGTTTTCCTCTTTGTTTATGTCAACACAAATCATCAAAAGCTAGCTATGGCGTTCTTGGGGGCAAAGTTGTAGTTCTTGGCTTGAGCGGAGCTAATTTACATTTGACTGGAAGCGTTTATTGTACAACAGACAAAGCTGCAGGCAGTGAACAGTCATCTGACACCTTTCAGTGGCCCCCCTCACCTCCTGGCCCAAAACATGGAGCTTACATAACTGCAGTCGCGTAGTTTCCACAACGGGATTTTAACTGTCGCTTTGGGGACAGAAAATGCACCTAAATTACTTTCCCGTGTCTTACGTTTCATTATTACTTTGCCTCTTTTTGAAACTGGTCTGACTGGTCTAAGTCGTCTCCTCCCAGGTACTCACATTCTTTCTGTAATGAAAATAACCATACCTGATTAATAATTAAACAGCTTACTTCCAATGTGTCAAATATTGCTTCCACTAGTTTAtattctatatataaatatatatatatactatgttatattcttattttactgttatatttttattctcattgttgctttttatttttattgttattgtaatatttttctattttgtttctatttatacacccattatttactttttactttttaaattcaatctcaactctgtacactgctgctggaatttaaattgtcctgagggaactctcctgaaggaatcaataaagtactatctatctatctatctatacttccagccTAAACATGTAcagcgcgtgtgtgtgtgagaccctGCCTCTTTTCCCCTGCATTTAATGGTGTTTCTGCTTCCTAAGGTGTTTCCAAAGGACAGCTGGTTTGTTGCGCTGAGCGCGGGCATGATCAGCAGCGTGGTGGTGGTGCTGGCAATGACGCCTTTTGATGTGGTTGGCACACGGCTCTACAACCAGCCGGTGGATCATCAGGGCAAGGTGAGGCTGACCAACCCGTGCCTTTCTATATGTTCTgtcaagtacagtggaacctccgaaGTTGAAGACAATCTATTGTGGTGGACCTGATCCCATAACCATTTTCCAATGGAATTAATAAGTGTCAAACTGTCACCATCATAAAACCTTTACCAGTACAAGCAGGGTTTTAATTATTGTACCGAGggatacgcggtagaaaatggatggatggatcgaagTTTACCTGCCATACATACACAGGGATGCTTTGGGTTTTGCTGTGTGTTCCAAAGAGTCTCCTGTAGGAAATCATGTAAATCCAATTTCAAGTCAAAATGTTTACAGAGAACACTTTTTATAGagcagtgtgccgcggcacactagtgtcgtatgttacagtctggtgtgccgtgtgaGATTATGCAgttagtctggtgtgccgtgggagattatgcagtttcacctatttgggttaaaaatattttttgcaaaccagtaattataatcagcaaataatgtgccgtagttgagtgtcggtgctgtaaagcagtggtccccaaccaccgggccgcggcccggtaccggtccgtggatcgcacaagaaatgtaaaaaaaaaaaaaaaaaaaaatttttttaaatatttaatgacaaaaataaacaaaacaaaagattatatAAATAATTATGTGGCTAGCGTacaataattaaacaaaataataaactactattggctaccatttaaatcatgtttttttgtcttcaaagccttcctgtatccagagacctacttcctgagtttgtaaaccataacaaaatgaccaaaaaagatattgtaataataacaataaaaatagaaGTATCAATCTattcatttttgtattgtttatacAATGATAGTGTACTAGGTATCAATAGTATAAACATCTGGGtcgatcacccctactttacattgaagcttatagcccaggggtgggcaattaatttttaccgggggccgcatgagcaaccagagcactgctggagggccacatcgacaatatttcaattaaattttgctcaatattacttttgatatataccataagataaataataataataataataataattaataataatactttcatttaacctaatttaactttataccaaaagcactgctttggaaatcatttgtacccctttcagagatcacatttagttccccttaaacatcctcatgttgcacaatgaaatgtaagcataggatgaagtgtgcattcctgtaactttctctagtaacagcattccatgattaatataaataaattaacattaataataaatgacagtaaaataagcacacgtatgactgaggagtcatagtgtaactttgtgtggtgtttgagttgtccgactttttgtgtggccataaacgaaccagtggtttagtggtatgcgtgttggtgacagatgacaagttggttttggcctggtttgtatggcagaaaatgactagtttttcgagatagaagtgttttactcatgtttttggtgtggttatggccgaatataaacagttttgctcaataaagtgatcgatataattcctggcctcgaagcatctcgatagacgttacaataattgaacggtgttcaattgaacggtgttgacgaacaccgttagggccgcttattgtcactgtcactcaaagttgcattgtaaaattacacagaataaatgtgtttattttgtttagaattcagatgggatttgatttggtgggcggcatatatttgctgtgcgcagaggacgcttgagcagtgcgcaattgcgcaggcgcgcaccttagaggtaaCGTTGCTtgtcagtccatgtcttgttgaaaacacggcattcgtcatcaacttttctctttttagcgtctcgggtgtaaaccgtgcatcacttgtcgctgtgcaccttcactcacaggttacacacggacatacgcccataaataacacttttcaaaataaaagcagcacagttgtattgcgcggacgacatagatgttttttcaactttattttgtaatttgtgattgcagctgttcacattcactcacaatcacgcacacgcatacgtccacacggaagtaataaaaataacgcttttcaaaacaaaagcagcaccgttttattgcacactcgacatagatacttttttaaatgtattttgtaatttatgattggcctcacgcgggccggacaaggacgcacaaagggccggatgtggcccgcgggccgcagaattgcCAGGTCTGTTATAGccgttagcttcttgtgtcgtcctgccTGGTGTGACGTGTTGTGAATtaatatttatacagcgcttttttctaatgactcaaagcgttttacaTAGTGTAactcattatctaagttacatttaaaccagtgcgggtggcactgggagcaggtgggtaaagtatcttgcccgaagacacaatggcagtgactaggatggcggaagcgggtattgaacctggaacactcaagttgctggcacggccgttctACCAACCAAGCAACGCcgcccaagtgtgtgtgtgtatatgtgtgtatacgtgtttgtgtgtgtgtttgtgtggcatGCTTAGCCATTATTTTCCTCTAGTACTTCAGTGATAGCGATATTTAGAAGATAGTCTATTTTTGCCATTGTGGTGAGGATTAGTGTAACAGTGTTAAGTTTAGATACATATTTTACCAGAACACTTTGGTTAAACTCCCCAATTGCACCTCTTCTCTGAAGTTGCACGGTAAGATGAATGACGTGTCACATGTTGCAGATGAAATGGGTGTATTCATGACAGAGGAGCCGCTCATAGCGTATTTGTAGACGTTGGTGGTTTGTGTGTAAACACTGGTGTTGCCATCGGCTACAAGCTTAAACTGTGGTTAATTATAGGTCAGGGCatgaatgtactgtatgtatgtatgcatgtttgtatGTGTGCTGGCAACTTGGTGCCAGAACTCACGCGTACAAGCAAATACTGACTGACTTACAGTATAGCCACTGTCTTTTCAATGGACAACTTATGGAAAAGTGTTCAGGGTGGGAAAGTGTTTATTGGGACAGCTGTTCATTATGTAATGGGGTATTTTGTTCACTCATCCACATGTGTGAGGCCAGGGGTCACTGATGTTGCACCCGAAAGAATATCAAGTGTTTAATAGGGTTATTGTTATTcctaggactgtgaatctttgggcaccacacgactgGATTCAATTAGATTTTTGGGGGTAacgattgaatgaatgaatgaatgaaataagtttatttcggtcatataatcaaccatcaaccattaaccattttgtgtgaccagtttaagagtacaaattatacatatataacaatcatacacatttacacacaaaaagaaaagaaaacaaaaagcatgaccgaaaaaggaataggctgaagccaaggcttatatatgcctatcctataccttcactgaaaataagattacctagAACATCAacgtcaaaaagaaaaaaaaatcaatgggatgaaagttatcgttgctatattttataattttcaattatttaacCTTTCagtgttttcttaaaccttaacaaagaagtacatgtcttcaactcatcactgagcttgttccaccatttaactcctaaaactgaaatacatttgtattttatattcgttctagctttacctatttcaaaaatcaatatcccccgtaaattatagttttctcctcttaattgaaataacctaagaatacaaactggaaggctgttgttctttactcgaaacataatttccattgtttttaaaaacacaatatctgaaaattttaacacagaacttataaataatggattggtatgttcatagtagcacgctttgtgtattattctaatgacccttttttgaagtttaattattgggtctacgttGGTTTTATAAACATTACCCCAAACtttaacacaatatgttaaatatggaaaaataaaagaataatataacatatgcagacatttcttattcagcatgtgttttactttataaagaatagcaatggatttggatatttttccctttatatatttaatatgcggtttccaacataattcatgatcaattattattcccaagaatttaatttcatatactctatcaatttccactagatttaattttaattttgcttcacaatttgtccttgcaccactaaacaccataaatttagttttcttatcatttaaagataacttattaatatcaaaccatttttttagctgaatcaactcaaccttattatcctcaacacttccttcaagtcttctcctgaacaatatacatttgtatcatctgcaaacacaataaatttcaatttattagacactgaacaaatatcatttaaatatagtataaataacttaggtcccaataccgagccttgtggcaccccacaagttacttttcttggctgtgatttagtcttattaatttccacatattgagatctattacttaaataactacttaaccactgttgtgaaacacctcttatgccatagttttccaatttttgcagaagtaaggaatgatcgattgtgtcaaaagctttacataagtcaataaatactccaacggtgtgttgctttttttctattgctgtagctacattttctacaaagtccatcacCGCTAGGGATGTAGATCGATTACTCCTGAAGCCATACTGATGTTCATTCAGTAGCTCATGTTTGTCAATGAACTtatcaagtctatttacaaataatttctcaagaatttttgcaaattgaggtagtagagacacaggtctataatttgagaccatgtgttaatcaccatttttataaatcggaataactttagcaattttcattttgtcaggaaaagttccagttgataaagatttattacatatataagtaaacggcttcaggacacaatccaccacttctttaaaaagtgacatatccacgttgttaccatcgacagattttttgtttttaaactttctgaccacttctaacacatcactttcacaaactccGCCAAGAAACATTGAGTTTTTAATGTCACGCTTTAACTTTTTCTCATCATTCatattaaaattaatattttttgccaaatttgggccaacattcagaaaaaacttattgaattcctcagctatttcttctatattttcaataattgagttgtcatcttttaccagataagctgtaaaatcctttttgctagatttttaatcatagtattaagcacattccaggtttcaatgatattatttttatgcttatgcagcaattgttcataatagtttttttgttgcagcctcatgatacatgtcaatctgtttttatactttttatatttgtcCTCATTTTCCGTTGTTCGATGCTTAATAAATTCCTTGTAAAgcctattttttttacaggcttCTACTAAACCCCCTGTTATccatagtttctccctctttttaGTATTTTCCTTATATTCTCTTAATGGACAATGACGGTCATAAAGTGTCAGAAATATATCCAGGAATGTTTCGTATGCTTCATTAGTAtcctccacaaaaacattttgccaatCCTGATTTAAAAGATCAGCCTTGAATGCCTTAACTGCTTTTGGtgattttattctaacaaagttatttatttgtctttttgtttgtaagttttgcTCCTTGTTCATTTGGATCACTGTAAAGATTCAGAATCGAGTCTCGATTCagaccgattctcgattcaaaatcgatactttttaaataaaatttggtGCCAGtttttatgattaactacattcctccatacaatagataacagctctgataaatgtatatattacctAAAATAAACATGGTTTTGTTAAATAGAATTATACCCAAACGTTTAAtatagtcaaatacaaataaggcaagaagaatacagtgtcagccagagttTGTGATCTTCATTGAAAGACATTAATCAGCAATAGCGTTTACATACTTTTCCACCATCGATCGATTGCCATATCCCTAGAGAATATTATTCCCCAGTTTGTTTTCACAAAACTGAATGCTGTTCAGAATGTCTTGGAAAAAATTGTAATGACCTTGTTAGGTAATTGTCTTTTTTCCATATTTGTCCACATGAATCAAAACACATAATATCCAAGCTAAATATTCCCTTAATCCCTTCTTATCTTTCAGGGGCTGCTGTATAAAGGATTTGTTGACTGCTTTTCTAAGACACTGACGAGGGAAGGGCTGATGGGACTCTACAAAGGTTTGGAAGCCTCTTATTTCCGGATCGGTCCTCACACCATTCTCTCCTTGTTCTTATGGGAGGAACTACGCAAATTTCACCAGCAGTACAGATAACCGGAACCAGGAAGTTGGAATTGGTCATTCATTAAGCTGTGAGTCTACAAGTTAAATGAGTTTATAATATTCTGTTTAAACCAAAACCAGGGAGGTTTTTCCTACTCATTTACCAAGGGtagtgatatttaaaaaaaataaatacattagagGACTCTGAAAGGAAGAGAAGAGaagggaaagaaaagaaaagcaaagagaagagaagaaaagaaaagggAAGGGAGGTAAAAAAGTAGCATTCAGCACTTGGTGACACAACCTATTGGGAAACAggaaattatttaatatatatttattaaagtaTCACTCCTAGCTGTTCAAATGCAATAGATGACCTTGTAGGAGATGTGTTACTACCGCGAACAGTTTTTCATTCCTTGCCAACTTATAAAGAAACCTATTTTATAAAATATCCATCAAAATAGTATCTGATGATCACTTTTCAGGGACCACGCACTTTTGTGCCTGCAATAAATCCATAATATGGATTACAACTGCAAAGAGACTGAACCGGGTGTGGTCAGTGATCCAAATTGTCAAAGATCGATTAGTGCACTAACATGTTAAGATTgccttatatttacatatatatacaccatgTGAATATTTTGTGCATCATACTTGCCCTCGTGAGAAAGGAATGTGTGTTATTTATTTGTGTTTCGGGACACATAAAACTCCccttttgagtaaaaaaatatttaactgtATTGATTAAAAAAAGGATGCTGGTGATTTTCTAACCATTCTTAGTTGGTGCTTCTAGTACTCTACTAAGTAGtgcatcaaaatgttttactgtaaatCATTTGTGTGAATGTACTGTAGAACAATTTATTAACAGAGGAAAAACATGTTGCTTTTTTGTATTTTGAGttttgagggacaagtggtagaaaatggatggctgtttTGCGATATGAAGACCATTATTTAGATGTGATCACTGTTTGTTAGTAGTACTGAATACTATAAACACAACCTTCTATGTATTATGCATACATTTGAAAGACCAGGAATTTCCATTTCCTGAtgaattttaaaggggaactgcacttttttgggggaattttgcccatcattcacaatcataatgaaagGCAAGACGATGGagatatacactcacacacacacacacatctatatttatatatatatatatatatatatatatatatatatatatatatatatatatatatatatatatatatatatatatatatatatatatatatatatatatatatatatatatatatatatatatatatcccagccctctaccaccaggaggccggattactgcgagcctcagccagtacgtcttttgcagccgttttatgattgcccagcacaagaaatacgtgacacacatacagttgttgacaaaatacactgtacattatatacctcagctaactaaactataccatagtttagttagctgatataattcatacagcaatacagtctcactgcacagcaggccagcagttagccgagtcattgcgcaatccatgttgaggcacaaattagtgacgtgcctcaactggctgctgactcaccgcaagtatgtgaacggcaaatgtgaaaattcagcgattttgaataaaaataatctaaaactggtgaagttaaatggaaaataactttagtataatcaccggatacatataacaatttaattaatttttttttctttttacatttttttctctttccattatggcacgtgaggccccgcctcacctgcctctactgactgcacgtcactgatgtatatatatgtatatatatatatatatatatatatatatatatatatatatatatatatatatatatatatatatatatatatatatatgtatgtatgtatgtatgtatgtatgtatgtatgtatgtatgtatgtatgtatgtatgtatgtatgtatgtatgtatgtatgtatgtatgtatgtatgtatgtatgtatgtatgtatgtatgtatgtatgtatgtatgtatgtatgtatgtatgtatgtatgtatgtatgtatgtatgtatgtatgtatgtatatatatgtatgtatgtatatatgtatgtatatatatgtatgtatatatatatatatatatgtatgtatgtatatgtatgtatcagtggcgtgcggtgaggttaatgtctggtgaggcacgactgcatcatcacagtcaaatttacaaacatatgaacctgcagtgcaggtgtacctaatgttgtgtccctgcggtcgttcgcggctcctgcagcgcgagcattgttgtttttgcactttttggcttcttgttaagtgacttttttggggtggattcggtcttgcacgtggagggtttgggtgtaggctttggttggtgtggccgcggcgctcccgtcgggcagtgcattctgcggcggaggtgcttggcaccaggaggcggggttatgatacaagcctcacacagtgtgtctccgcagcagatttatgatcgctcagcacaagaaatacgttacacacatacagttgttgacaaaatacactgtacattatatacctcagctaactaaactatggaaatgtataatatagttcatatagcaatacggtgtcactgcgcagcaggccagcagttagccgagtcgcaatccatggtgaggcacaagtgcctcaactggctgctgatcaccgcaccgtctcttctcagtatttgaacggcaaatgtgaaaataaaaataaaaataatctaaaactggtgaagttaaatggaaaataactttagtataatcactggatacatataacaatttaattaatttttttttctttttttttttctttccatgatggcaggtgaggccccgcctcccctgcctctagtgactgcacgccactggtatgtatatatatatatatatatatatatatatatatatatatatatatatatatatatatatatatatatatatatatatatatatatatatatatatacatgtgtatatttttaaatacattttaaatagtaAATTAATGTGATCAAAaggctgcttacaatggagcctatggtcaccgctctattctgcctataaaggcatatttatagtaacatttaatatttacatattttgcttcgTTTGAAGCATACGCTGCACATTCATTTTaaaaacacatcacaacgttcgctttttttgaTTACTGCTAGCTGGAGACctcatgagagccaacacacataataaaacatcacttactgtacaaggtctgctgtcattaggatgccaactgctgggatgttcatatattcccatttagatgaagaatgactcatacatttttgaagaaatgagaggtggaaccaagcgtcttttctgtTGTTTTCGCTATCGTGTCAGATTacatcctcgtccttctactatccaggtgagaggcataatttatgatctagaataatgtTTGACAAGGAAGCAGCTGATGATGTCAACAATGGCCTGCAAGCTTGTGATCACTATATAGTTTGTCTGctttagcgcttgtaataacaattaCACTAATACTGGGTTATTATTCAAATCAGGAAATGTAAATTGAATATTtgtggcgctttttggatgttttaaggGCGAAATAAAGGACCTCctgtgtttatttacaagttagaatgcattaaaaaaaatacatcatgatgattgtgaacgatgggcaaaaattCCAAGAAAGTACTAATCGGTAAAAGAAAATTTAGTGCCATTGCTTAGCTTTGAAACAATTTAGTAAAATGCAGCCTCTTTTATATCTGACATTTTTACCGCACTCTTACAAACAAGTGTCAAACCTTGGAACAGTTTTGATTTCTTGAGCTCTTAAGACACCTCAGAAATGTTACTAATGAAAAAAAGCAATCACTGAAGTATTTCTTACTTAACTAATGTTACATTTGCTGTTATGATTTAAGAAGTCATTGGAGAATGACTGCAATTGATGCTGTGGGACTTGTGTAGCACTTGATGAGTTTTCATCAGTCCGACTGTTATGTAACCAACCATGTTACAAGCAACACCTTCTTTGATTGTAATGCAGACTACTGTGACTGATGAggtgtattattgtttttgtatGCGAGAAACACAAATAAATCATGACTTAATACACTGAAGTTGTTGTgtgtttgttcatttattttcccCGGTTATCTACCTAAGTGCTCAATAATAATCGGTGTGCGATCAcacaataaagataaaaaatcaaAAGACTGATTCTTGCTTCATCCCTTAACAAAACAGCTGACATTCAGTCACTCATGGGTGGATTTCCAAACAAGTTGCTTAAATTGCAGAAGAGTCATTAACAATTAAGCGTCTAAAaagtgtatgcacactgtgttttTCTTACTTGAGTGTTttctaaaaaatatttaaaagtgtaaAACATAT
This Entelurus aequoreus isolate RoL-2023_Sb linkage group LG05, RoL_Eaeq_v1.1, whole genome shotgun sequence DNA region includes the following protein-coding sequences:
- the LOC133649706 gene encoding solute carrier family 25 member 35-like isoform X1, which translates into the protein MDFLLSGVAACGACLVTNPLEVVKTRMQLQGELKSRGTYQVYYRNVFHAFYTIGKVDGLAGLQKGLVPGLMYQFFMNGVRLGSYAIIESSGYIHTDGRVSGVKTVFAGAASGVMGAVIGSPLYLIKTHLQSQSTSSIAVGHQYKHQGMIHAMVAIYKEYGLMGLWRGSSAAVPRVCVGSGAQLSTFSSAKELVVDLQVFPKDSWFVALSAGMISSVVVVLAMTPFDVVGTRLYNQPVDHQGKGLLYKGFVDCFSKTLTREGLMGLYKGLEASYFRIGPHTILSLFLWEELRKFHQQYR
- the LOC133649706 gene encoding solute carrier family 25 member 35-like isoform X2, whose translation is MDFLLSGVAACGACLVTNPLEVVKTRMQLQGELKSRGTYQVYYRNVFHAFYTIGKVDGLAGLQKGLVPGLMYQFFMNGVRLGSYAIIESSGYIHTDGRVSGVKTVFAGAASGVMGAVIGSPLYLSQSTSSIAVGHQYKHQGMIHAMVAIYKEYGLMGLWRGSSAAVPRVCVGSGAQLSTFSSAKELVVDLQVFPKDSWFVALSAGMISSVVVVLAMTPFDVVGTRLYNQPVDHQGKGLLYKGFVDCFSKTLTREGLMGLYKGLEASYFRIGPHTILSLFLWEELRKFHQQYR